One region of Dehalococcoidia bacterium genomic DNA includes:
- a CDS encoding zinc-ribbon domain-containing protein, producing MSFQDKSLKCVDCGTTFTFTSGEQEFFATKGYTNEPKRCQGCRKAKKQQSGNSNYGERSYSTN from the coding sequence ATGAGTTTTCAAGACAAATCGCTCAAGTGCGTCGATTGTGGTACTACCTTTACCTTCACTTCGGGAGAACAAGAGTTCTTCGCCACCAAAGGTTATACCAACGAACCGAAGCGCTGCCAGGGCTGCCGAAAAGCTAAGAAACAGCAGAGCGGCAACTCAAATTACGGCGAGCGCAGCTACAGCACTAACTAA